AAATGGCCTGGACGCTCTTACCCTGATCATTAAGGCTTATAAAGAGCTGGGAATTTTCGCGGACGGAGACGAGATTATTGTCCCGGCCAATACCTATATAGCCAGTATCCTTTCCGTTTCCGCCAACGATCTGACGCCTGTATTGGTGGAACCGGATATTTTGTCGTATAATATCGACCCTCGGCTGATCGAGGCGGCCATCACCCCGAGGACCAGGGCTATACTGCCTGTTCATTTATATGGCCGGCTTTGCGATATGGAACCCATTATGGCGATTGCCGGGAAGTATAACCTGAAGGTAATAGAAGATTGCGCCCAGTCTCAAGGCGCCCAACTTTCGGATGGGAGGCGCGCCGGCCAACTTGGGGATGCAGCGGGGTTCAGTTTTTACCCTGGAAAGAACTTGGGTGCACTGGGCGATGCCGGATTGGTGACCACCGGGGACGATGCATTGGCGGGATGTATTCGAGCGTTGTTAAACTATGGTTCCCACGTAAAATATCGGAACCTGTATAAAGGCGTCAACAGCAGACTGGATGAATTGCAAGCGGCTCTTTTGAGCGTCAAGTTGAAAAATCTGGATGAACAGAACAAACGCCGAAAGGCAGTGGCACGGCGGTATATCGAGGGGATAAAAAACCCAAAGATCGTAATACCAGAACCAGGGGGCGAAGGTACCCATGTCTGGCATCTGTTTGTCATCAGGTCGGAAGATAGGGATGGTTTGCAGGAATATTTGAAGGCCAAGGGGATTCAGACAGTCATTCACTATCCGATCCCGCCCCACCGCCAGGAGGCTTACCGCGAACTGCAAGGATTAATCTTTCCGATTAGCGAGCAAATTCACCGGGAGGTGCTGAGCCTACCCATGAGCCCGGTGCTAAAGGACGAAGAGGTCTCTTATATTATCGATGTATTGAATAATTATTGAAGTGAAACTTGTTAAGACAACTATTTTTTCCGCCATCATTACTTTTATCAGAACGGCTTCTGGTTTTGTAGCCGGGAAAATAGTTGCCTTGTTTACGGGGCCGTCAGGTGTTGCCCTCATCGGTCAATTTAACAATTTTATTACTATTGTACTGACTTTTGCCAACGGGGCCATCAATACAGGTGTTGTCAAGTATACGGCGGAATATGAAGGGGATGAAAACAGGTTAAAACAGCTTTTCAGCACCTCCCTGAAGATAAGTGTCTATTGTTCAGCGGTGTTCGGATCGGTCTTGTTGTTGACGGCACCTTGGTGTGCGAAATGGATTTTCGACGGTCGGGTCTATGTGAATCCCGTTCGTGTTCTGGGTGTAACCATTATCCTGTACTCGCTCAATACCTTATTAATCTCCATTTTAAATGGCAGAAAGCAAATCAGCACTTATACTGTCGTCAATACGGTGGGGAGCCTTGTAGCATTACTGTTTACCGTCAGTCTGGTGTATTTCTTCAAGATAGAGGGCGCCCTTTATGCGCTAGTCTTGTCTCAGTCGATCGTGTTTTTTGTTACGGTCGGCATGATCGTCAAAAGCGACTGGTTCTCCTGGTCCTACTTCAACCGTGTTTTTGACAAAGGGATGGCCATAAAGCTTTCGAAGTACAGCCTGATGACACTCGTGAGTTCGATCACTGGTCCTTTGTCCCAAATATTTCTTAGGAATATGGTGATCTCAAAGCTGGGAATTGACAGCGCGGGTTACTGGCAAGCAATGATGCGCATCTCGGATGGGTATTTGCTGTTGATCACGACGTCCTTGCTGACCTACTACCTGCCCAAATTGTCAGGGCTTCACAGTCGGGAGGAGTTGCGGCACGAAATTTTTTTTGGGTATAAAATCATTGTACCCGTCGTACTGGCGAGCTGCATGGTAATCTATTTTTTGCGGTATATCATCGTAAGAGTGTTGTTTACAAAGGCTTTTCTGCCCATGGAAACCCTGTTCTTCTGGCAATTACTGGGGGATTTTTTCAAGATTACTGCATACGTACTAGCCTTTTTGATGCTCGCCAAGTCCATGACCCGGATTTACATACTGACGGAGGTCATGTTCAGCGCCGGTTATGTACTGCTGGGTTACCTGTGTGTCGATTATTTCAAGCTCAGTGGTATAACCATCGCCTTTGCGGCGAATTATTTTATTTATCTGCTGGTGATGTTAGTCATTTTCCGGCGCTTAATATTTGCGAAATGAGGAATCTCGGAAAAGAGGATATTATACGCGTATACGACCATTTCAAAAAATCGGCCCATGCTTCTTTTGAAAGTGGCGATCATGATAAGGCCATTGAATGGGTGTCGGCGTGTAGCCGTATCGCCTATCATTCGAATTTCTTTTATACCGATCCCGAACTGGATGGGCTGCTGAGAGACATCGCGCAGGTCGTCTGCGGGGGCGATATCCGTGTGGAAGCGGATACTCCGGGAGATAGACTGGTCTTCATAGATACGGACGGAAGTGACAATCACGGGCTGACCCAGCAATATATACGGGCATTGATCGCGGCTGGGGCTGAGTTTGCATATGTATATGAAGACGCCGATCTGGGTCGCATAAAAACGATTTTAGGAGAAATCCGGGACTACCCCAAGGCGACGGTGATTACCTTTGAAAAGGGCAACTCGGATATCCATAAGACCAGGGCTATCGCGGACTTTATAAGGGAATACCGCCCCCGAAAATATATAATGCATATTTTGCCCTGGGATGCGGTGGCTGTGATGGTGTGTAATTTATTGAAAGGGGTGGACCGGTACAATATTAATGCCACTGATCATGCGTTTTGGCTGGGGGCTTCATGCATCGACTATTGCATAGAATTCCGGGACTATGGATATACCGTATCCCTGGAACAACGAGGGTTAAAAAAGAGCCAACTGTTGATGCTGCCGTATTATCCCATCTCAAACGGGGCGGCGTTCAAGGGTTTTCCCGCTCGGATCCCGGAAGATGCGGTAAAAGTATTTTCAGGGGGATCATTCTACAAGATCTACGGGGAAAAGGGATTATATTTCGATATGGTTAGGCGGCTGCTAAGCGAAAATCCTCAAGCCGTGGTGTTGTATGCAGGGGCTGGCAACGGCTCGAAGTTAAAGCGGTATATAAAAGAAAACGGGTTGGTAGATCGTGTAATTCTGCTGGGCAACCGGGGTGATATAGACGGGGTTTTTCAGACTTGCGATTTTTATCTGGGTACATACCCTATTTGCGGAGGGCTGATGTCCCAGTATGCGGCAGTAAGTGGCAAGGCCATCCTGGCGTATACCGACCCCAAGCTTGGGATAAATATGATCGAGGGGTTGGTTTGCCACCAGGATCAAGCACATATAACCGATACTTCCCTGGAGGGTTTTTATGCAAGGGGCAAGCGGCTGTGCGACGATGAAACCTACCGGAGGGAGGAGGGTGATCATTTGAAACGATGCGTCATTCCCCCGTTGGTATTTAACGATGAGCTTCGATATTTACTAGAGAATAACGTCAGTAAACGGGTAGGAAGGAAAGAATATGTGGACTATGAGGCTTTCTCAGACCTTCATTTGGAGGTAGAAAACCACTATCAACCCAATATCCAGATGTACGTGGCGTTAAGATTGAGGTGGAAAACCGCCCTTAAATTTCCGAAGATATTTGTAAATGCTATGACTATTAAGATGAGCAGGATATTAAAAATTAAATGATACTGATATCGTTATATCGGTTTGCCGGACGGGTACGCAGGGCCGTATACCTTCGATGGAGCTGTCTATTGACAGCGGCCATTTTCTATTTGAACCGGGTGGAAAGAGGTGAGTTCGTTTCTTTAGGCGTGCCCCTGCTCGACATTCATCCCGGTGCGTGCTGTGTACTGGGTGACGGTTTTCGGATGGTGAATTGCGCCCGGTATGCGACCCTGGGAAAGCCCAACCGGTGCAAGTTGTTGGTGGCAGAGGGGGCATCCCTGTCGATCGGACGGCACGTGGGAATGAGCAGTGCCGCTATCATTGTGTCAAAGTCAATCACGATCGGGGACAATATTCTGATTGGGGGCGGTGTAACCATCGTTGATACAGATTTCCACTCTCTGAATTCGGCCCATTGGCATACCGCCGAAGATGATAAAAATATGAACAGTGCACCCGTAAAGATTGGGGATAACGTTTTTATAGGTATGGACTCGATTATACTAAAAGGTGTAACCATCGGATCAAACGTAGTTGTTGCAGCAGGATCCGTTGTCGCCAGGGATATACCGGACAATCAGATTTGGGGTGGAAATCCCGCGAAGTTTATCAGAAACCGGGATTGATATGGATGTTGTCGTATTATTTAACGGTCTTGGCAACCAGATGTCCCAATATGCGTTTTATCTTCAAAAACGGAGAACAGAGGACTCCTCAAAGATTCTTTTGTTTTGCAGTGACCATAATGGATTTGAGCTGACTAAGGTATTTGACGTCGATCTCCGGGGGACGAAATCCCCTCGTCGCATTTATGCGTTGTTCAGAATCCTCCTTACCGAGAAAATCGGCTGGATCACCCGGCCACTCGGGCGGATCCTTAACCGGATGGGCATGGAGATCGTCAAGGAGAATTTCGACTATAGTTTTAAGCACGAATTTTTAATACCTTCCAGGGGTGTTAGGTTTTACTATGGCGGCTGGCATTCTGAACAGTATTTCCCCGAGGTAAGGGAAGAGATCAAGAAGGCATTTACATTCAAAGTACCTACAGATCCGGACAATGGGGAATATATCCAGGACATCGGAGAGGGGAACAGTGTTTCCATCCATATCCGGCGGGGCGACTACCTGAGCCCCGCAAACCTCAAATTGTTTGGAGAAGTTTGCACCCTGGATTATTATGAGAAGGCCATCGACCGGATAAAGGGAAGCGTCCGGTCTCCCAGGTTTTTTATTTTTTCAAACGATGCCGACTGGGTGCGAGAGAACCTTCCGGTGGAAAATGCCACCTATGTTACCGGTAATGCCGGTGGCGAATCCTGGAAGGATATGTACCTCATGTCAATTTGCAAGCACAACATCATAGCAAACAGCACCTTTAGCTGGTGGGCTGCATGGCTCAATGAAAACCCTGAAAAGATCGTTATTTCGCCGGGCCGGTTTCTAAACAGCGACACCACTAGTGATGTTTACCCTGATTCCTGGATACGATTGAACGACTATTAATTTGACATTTTCATGAAGCAGGCAGCTTTTACTATTTGCGCGAAAAATTACATAGGTCTGGCTCAAACTTTAGAGCAATCGATCAGGAAACACTCGCCTGAAACCGACTTTTTTATTTTTGTCGCAGATGAATTCGGCCCCGGTGATGCTACGGAAGAATTGCCCGGCAACGTGTTGGTGGCGAAAGACGTATTGGACATAGCAAAGGATGAATGGTATCGGATGTGCTTTAAATATGAAATTACCGAATTTTGTACGGCGATAAAACCATGGTGTTTCGACTATCTATTCGAAAAGTATCCCATGGATGCTATTGTTTATTTCGATCCCGATATATTGGTCTTCGCAACATTAAACAGCATTTACTTGCCATTGGCGGAATATCCCGTCCTTCTTACGCCACACATCACGACAATGGAGGTGGACTACGCCGGAACATTGCCGGAGCAAAAACTGCTATTTTCCGGCATGTATAACCTGGGTTTTATCGGTTTGGGTCGCAGCCCGATATCTGAAAGATTTTTGCGCTGGTGGCAAGTCAGGCTGAAGGATCGGTGTTACCAGGACAAAATGGAAAGTTATTTTACTGACCAAAAATGGATTGATTTTTTGCCAGCGCTGTTGCCGGGCAAAGTACGTATATCCCATGACCTGGGATTGAATCTTGCACCCTGGAATTTTTATGAAAGAGAAATCTTTGCCATTGATGGCTGTTTTTTCGTTCGGAACCGGATTACACGCGACGACCGGGTGACATATCCGCTTACTTTCGTCCATTTTTCGGGGTTTGACTATGCTGCGCTTACGAGGGGAGAGGTAAGCCAAAAGAACATCAGTAACTTTGAGGTCCCCCGTGATATGGACCCGGTGTTTGCAGCTTACTGGAAGGCAATAGAAGAAGGCAATTTCAAACGATATAGCAGCTTTGCGTATAGCTATAATTTCTTTTCAGATGGAAAATATGTGTCAAAAACCTATCGGCGTCTTTTCCGGCGCTTGCTGGAAGACGGGCGGGTGGAAGGCAATCCTTTCGAAGCCTCCGGCGGGTTTTACCATTCTCTAGCCCAAAACGGCTTGCTTAAGGGCGGAATGGCCGTTTCCGACAAAACGACGATCAGCAATGTGTCTAACGCTGATAAGAAGGCACGGATCATCAATAGATTTTTGTATATATTATGCAGGTGTATCGGGCCGTCGAGGTTCTTTATCCTCGTCAGACTTATGCGGCTTTATTCAAAGATGGAGAACCATGTTTATTTGATCGACAAAAGTTACTTCAAGAGGTTTAAGCTATACAGCTGAATGTATTTGTTGACATTTACAATGTTGGGCCTTTTTGCCTTTTACGACCTTTTCCTAAAGTCGGGGAAGTATTATTTTGTATACATATGTTTCGTTGTTGCCTGGTTGATTTTTCACGACGGCTTTCGCTGGGGGGTGGGCACTGACTGGGAGGTCTATCATAACTATTTTTCCGAATGTTTGGATCGGACTGAGGAGGGTTTTGAGCCCGGTTATGTCTTGTTGAGTAAGGCGATCCGTTCAATAACGGACAATTATTCGGTATTTCTGATCGTACATGCCATCATTGTGTATTCTCTGGTCTCTTACACGATCATTAAGTATTCTGTAAGCCCGCTTCTTTCTTACTTTCTCTTTTATTGCATCATGCTGACTTATATGGGCATGAACAGAGAGTATATTTCATTTGCGATCTGTGTCTTCTCTTTTCGTTTCATTTTAGAGCGGCGTATTTGGCCATTCCTATTGTGCATATTCGTTGCCTTTTGGTTTCACCTTACGGCGATAATGTTCGTGTTCGCCTATTTCCTGAACCGCCCCATCTCTACGAAGGTGATGATTTGGGTGTTAGGAGCGGCCGTTGCCATATCGTTATCAGGTATTCTTAATAAGCTGCCGTTGAACCTTGTGCTTGTCGGAGGCGCTGTTGGCGATAAGCTGGATTTTTATTCCAGTTCTTATAGCCTGGAGACGAATATGCTGGCTACCTTTCTCGGATTGTTGAAACGTTGTATTTGGGTGTGCCTGGCTATGTTTTTTCGAAAGGGAATTAAGAATATGGATGACCGGTTTAACTTCGTTTTCAACCTGTACTTTATTGGAACGGTTGTATATGTCATCTTCAACAATTCGATTTTGCAGATCGTGGTGGCAAGGGGATTGATCTACTACAATATCGCCGAGATATTCCTGGTACCCTATCTGGTGAGCATTTTCGCAAAAGGGATTACCCAACGCGTTTTTTTTAGCCTCATCTGCATATATTGTTGGCTGGTGATGCAAAAAGGGATGAATTTTTACAAGGAAAACCTCGATGTTGATATTTTCAGGCCGTATAACTCGGTGCTGGTTGACGATCAATATGATGCAATGGATAAATTATAAGCGATGCAGGTTACATATTTTTACAGGAATTCGAAAGCCGGTTTTAGCATCGCCAAGGTATTCGGCACTGTAACCCGGGAAATTGCCAAAACGACTACTATTCTGGAAAGGGAAGTGCCGGCAAGGAGAGCCGATGTATGGAGTGTCGTCAAAAATGTTCTTTTTGTTTGGAGGCACAGGGACCGAAAGGGCATTAACCATATCACCGGTGATATACATTATTGTGTGGTTGCACTTATAGGGTGCAAGTCCGTTCTTACCGTTCACGATCTGAGCGCTTGTCACGGGAGTAAAAACCGGTTGAAGAAATGGTTACTGGAGGTCATATGGTTTAAGATACCCGTGGCCCTGGCTTCCAGGGTAGTTTGTATATCGGAACACACGCGAAAGGACCTGATGGTCCTCACGGGACGAGGGGATATAGAAATGATTTATAATGCGGTGGATCCAATTTATGTACCGGCACCCCGGGTCTTCAATATGTCGAGACCGGTCGTACTTCAAGTCGGCGCAGCCTGGAACAAGAATTTTGAAAATACTGTCCGTGCACTGTCTTCCTTACCCTGTACCCTGGTTGTCGTAGGCACATTGTCGGACGATCAGTTCCGCCTGCTGCACCAAAGCGGTATACCCTATTCGGTAAAAAACGGCTTGTCCGAAGAGGGAATGTTATCGGAGTACTATAACTGTGATATAGTTTCGTTTTGCTCGGTATTTGAAGGTTTTGGAATGCCCATCATCGAGGGTAATGCCGTTGGGCGATGCGTGGTGACATCGGATCGCGCCCCTATGTCGGAAGTAGCGGCACAGGGGGCTTGCCTGGTCGATCCGGAGAACATATCATCCATGACCGCGGGATATAAAAGGGTGATGAATGATAGCCATTATAGGGAAAAACTGGTTGAGTCAGGGTTCGAAAACGTTGCACGGTACGACGCAGGGAAAATTGCCTCGGCGTACCTGGCTATATATTCAACACTATGATCTATATTAACGGACGATTTCTGGGTAAAAAGGACGGCATTGGAAGGTTCTCCCTTGAAATTTGCCGTGGGCTGCAGGCTTTAGGCCTCCCCTTTACGTTGGTCGTGCCAGAGTGGTTATCTTATGACAATTCAGATGGCTTTTCGATCGTCCGGTATGGCCGGCTTCGGTCGCATTTTTGGGAACAGGTGGATCTTTTGCGGTTTCTGTTGCGGGAAGGGCGGCCGCTGCTGGTTAATTTTTCCGGGCTTGGCCCTGTGTGGTACAAGAACCAGGTGGTCACCATACATGATTTGGCGGTTTTTGTAGAACCTCGCTGGTTTTCAAGATCCTACCGATTATTTTACCGGTTGGCCACACCGCTGGCCGCCAGGTCTGCAAGAGCCATCCTAACCGTTAGTAATTTCTCCAAAGGGGAGATTCTCCGGTTCCTGGATGTGCCTGAGGGTAAAATAACCGTCATACCCAACGCCGTCTCCCGACAGGTGGTCGCCGGGGAGGGGACGGCTGGTCCAATAGCCGGTGCGTATGTACTTGCCGTAGCATCGCTGGACCCAAGAAAAAATCATAAGGGTTTGATCAATGCATTTACAGACCCGGCTTTGGACGACTATACACTGGTGTTGGTAGGAAAAACAGCTTCGAACTTCAACCTAAAGCTCGGACTGGTGAGCCAGAGAAATATCCGTTTTTTAGGGTTCGTATCCGATGTGGAATTGCGCCTGCTATACAAAGGCGCGGCTGTATTTGTTTGCCCCTCGTTATATGAGGGCTTCGGAATACCCCCCCTGGAGGCAATGGCGAACTGTTGCCCCGTCATTGTTTCGGATATACCGATTTTTAAAGAGGTCTGCGGGGATGCGGTAGTCTATGTGGATCCCCTGAGGGTCGAAGCAATTCGCGGCGCCATGCTGCAGGTGCTATCAGACGCGAGTCTGCAAAGGGAGCTGGTTAAGAAAGGCCTTCGACAATCGGAAAAATTCAGCTGGAATGCGTCGGCCGCAAAGGTGAAGCGGGTGCTTGAATTCTTGGGCTAATCTGTTATTTTTGGAAGATTTCCTAAACGTACAAAACAAGTGTATGCGCCTTGATGTAAGGTATATAAGCGATAAACTCCTAAACAAGTTATATATCAGAGTATTTGCCGGCAAAAAGGTGAACATTAACATGTATGATATGAGTGGCCAGCGGCAGCGCGCGCGTCGAATCCTTTTTTATTTTGACGACAGCCGCTTTATGCACCTCGGAGATCACTTGTTCTTTGAACCCGTTTGCCGTCTTTTCAGAAATAACGGTTATTCCATTGCAGTGCGCCCGACGCGCGCGATGGTGCCGTATTTCGAGGCACTTGGATATGCGATCGACGCGAACGGAGATATGAATACCTACGACCTGATTGTGTCCAAACCGGACTTCCTTCTGAGCCTTAGGCAGTATCTTCACAAGCTTTTCCTTGTGGAAACGGCATGTGCCGATATACAGCAACCGCTGATCAATGATTTATTGGGAAAATTGCAGGCCTTGTTTCATTTACCCGCGCCTGTAGATGCGCGCCCGGCCTGGCCGGCCGACCAGGACAACCATTTTTCCGCTGTGCTTGAAGACGGAGGAAAATATGTTTTATACAACAACTATTTAAACTCCGGGGCATTTAGGGTGGGTTCAGAGAAGTTCGTCAGGCTGGAACAATTCATGCTGGAGTTTGTCGCCGCCCATCCGAACGTAAAGGTAATTCACTCGGGAAGTGCGGCAGACCGGGAAAGGGATTTCCGCACCTACCCCTTTGTAGACATAGACCTGAGAGGGAAGACCAGTCCCTTTGAACTCTTTGCATTGGTCGCACGCCCGGAAGTCAAACATTATGTGGGGTTCGATAATTATTTGATGCACCTGTTCATGATGGCGGACAAAAAGGCGTATGTTATGTCCCGGGGCCGCTGGAGCCCAAAAGAGCGTTTTTTTTTGGAAAACTTCATTGATCCTCCTTTCTTGCATCCCGACATTCTTTCAGTGAAACAATACATTTAGCGACAGTATGATCGACTTAATTGATGACGTAGTCAATGCCAGCATCCAGGTAAAACAATCCATTTTAGCGAACCAGGATATAAAGGCCGACATCGCCAGCGCTGCGAACGCCCTCATTCGGCTTTTCGAAGGTTCTGGCAAGTTCCTGGTTGCCGGAAATGGCGGCAGTGCGGCGGATGCTCAGCATATTGCTGCGGAATTCGTGGTTCGATTCAAGAGGAATCGAAGGGCCCTGCCTGCCATAGCACTCACGGTTGACAGTTCGGTATTGACGGCAGCAGGCAACGATTTCTCTTTCGATGAAGTGTTTTCACGCCAGGTGGAAGCGCTGGGATCTTCAGGCGATGTGTTTCTTGGCATTTCGACCAGCGGAAACTCCCGCAATATCCTGGCGGCTTTGAGGGCGGCCAAGGCAGCCGGTTTGGAAACGATTGCGCTGACAGGCAAGCATATAACGCCAATGGATGCACTTGCCGATATTGTCATCAAAGCGCCTTCAGAAGTAACTGCGCGGAT
This region of Dinghuibacter silviterrae genomic DNA includes:
- a CDS encoding alpha-1,2-fucosyltransferase, with the translated sequence MDVVVLFNGLGNQMSQYAFYLQKRRTEDSSKILLFCSDHNGFELTKVFDVDLRGTKSPRRIYALFRILLTEKIGWITRPLGRILNRMGMEIVKENFDYSFKHEFLIPSRGVRFYYGGWHSEQYFPEVREEIKKAFTFKVPTDPDNGEYIQDIGEGNSVSIHIRRGDYLSPANLKLFGEVCTLDYYEKAIDRIKGSVRSPRFFIFSNDADWVRENLPVENATYVTGNAGGESWKDMYLMSICKHNIIANSTFSWWAAWLNENPEKIVISPGRFLNSDTTSDVYPDSWIRLNDY
- a CDS encoding glycosyltransferase family protein; this translates as MRNLGKEDIIRVYDHFKKSAHASFESGDHDKAIEWVSACSRIAYHSNFFYTDPELDGLLRDIAQVVCGGDIRVEADTPGDRLVFIDTDGSDNHGLTQQYIRALIAAGAEFAYVYEDADLGRIKTILGEIRDYPKATVITFEKGNSDIHKTRAIADFIREYRPRKYIMHILPWDAVAVMVCNLLKGVDRYNINATDHAFWLGASCIDYCIEFRDYGYTVSLEQRGLKKSQLLMLPYYPISNGAAFKGFPARIPEDAVKVFSGGSFYKIYGEKGLYFDMVRRLLSENPQAVVLYAGAGNGSKLKRYIKENGLVDRVILLGNRGDIDGVFQTCDFYLGTYPICGGLMSQYAAVSGKAILAYTDPKLGINMIEGLVCHQDQAHITDTSLEGFYARGKRLCDDETYRREEGDHLKRCVIPPLVFNDELRYLLENNVSKRVGRKEYVDYEAFSDLHLEVENHYQPNIQMYVALRLRWKTALKFPKIFVNAMTIKMSRILKIK
- a CDS encoding EpsG family protein, with translation MLGLFAFYDLFLKSGKYYFVYICFVVAWLIFHDGFRWGVGTDWEVYHNYFSECLDRTEEGFEPGYVLLSKAIRSITDNYSVFLIVHAIIVYSLVSYTIIKYSVSPLLSYFLFYCIMLTYMGMNREYISFAICVFSFRFILERRIWPFLLCIFVAFWFHLTAIMFVFAYFLNRPISTKVMIWVLGAAVAISLSGILNKLPLNLVLVGGAVGDKLDFYSSSYSLETNMLATFLGLLKRCIWVCLAMFFRKGIKNMDDRFNFVFNLYFIGTVVYVIFNNSILQIVVARGLIYYNIAEIFLVPYLVSIFAKGITQRVFFSLICIYCWLVMQKGMNFYKENLDVDIFRPYNSVLVDDQYDAMDKL
- a CDS encoding acyltransferase yields the protein MNSAPVKIGDNVFIGMDSIILKGVTIGSNVVVAAGSVVARDIPDNQIWGGNPAKFIRNRD
- a CDS encoding glycosyltransferase family 4 protein; translation: MIYINGRFLGKKDGIGRFSLEICRGLQALGLPFTLVVPEWLSYDNSDGFSIVRYGRLRSHFWEQVDLLRFLLREGRPLLVNFSGLGPVWYKNQVVTIHDLAVFVEPRWFSRSYRLFYRLATPLAARSARAILTVSNFSKGEILRFLDVPEGKITVIPNAVSRQVVAGEGTAGPIAGAYVLAVASLDPRKNHKGLINAFTDPALDDYTLVLVGKTASNFNLKLGLVSQRNIRFLGFVSDVELRLLYKGAAVFVCPSLYEGFGIPPLEAMANCCPVIVSDIPIFKEVCGDAVVYVDPLRVEAIRGAMLQVLSDASLQRELVKKGLRQSEKFSWNASAAKVKRVLEFLG
- a CDS encoding DegT/DnrJ/EryC1/StrS family aminotransferase, whose protein sequence is MIYFLDIKGINAQYREELRVAFDRVLDSGWLIMGSELKSFEEEFAAFCGVKHAIGVANGLDALTLIIKAYKELGIFADGDEIIVPANTYIASILSVSANDLTPVLVEPDILSYNIDPRLIEAAITPRTRAILPVHLYGRLCDMEPIMAIAGKYNLKVIEDCAQSQGAQLSDGRRAGQLGDAAGFSFYPGKNLGALGDAGLVTTGDDALAGCIRALLNYGSHVKYRNLYKGVNSRLDELQAALLSVKLKNLDEQNKRRKAVARRYIEGIKNPKIVIPEPGGEGTHVWHLFVIRSEDRDGLQEYLKAKGIQTVIHYPIPPHRQEAYRELQGLIFPISEQIHREVLSLPMSPVLKDEEVSYIIDVLNNY
- a CDS encoding D-sedoheptulose-7-phosphate isomerase is translated as MIDLIDDVVNASIQVKQSILANQDIKADIASAANALIRLFEGSGKFLVAGNGGSAADAQHIAAEFVVRFKRNRRALPAIALTVDSSVLTAAGNDFSFDEVFSRQVEALGSSGDVFLGISTSGNSRNILAALRAAKAAGLETIALTGKHITPMDALADIVIKAPSEVTARIQEAHIMIGHILCQIVDDHFAGELA
- a CDS encoding O-antigen translocase, with the protein product MKLVKTTIFSAIITFIRTASGFVAGKIVALFTGPSGVALIGQFNNFITIVLTFANGAINTGVVKYTAEYEGDENRLKQLFSTSLKISVYCSAVFGSVLLLTAPWCAKWIFDGRVYVNPVRVLGVTIILYSLNTLLISILNGRKQISTYTVVNTVGSLVALLFTVSLVYFFKIEGALYALVLSQSIVFFVTVGMIVKSDWFSWSYFNRVFDKGMAIKLSKYSLMTLVSSITGPLSQIFLRNMVISKLGIDSAGYWQAMMRISDGYLLLITTSLLTYYLPKLSGLHSREELRHEIFFGYKIIVPVVLASCMVIYFLRYIIVRVLFTKAFLPMETLFFWQLLGDFFKITAYVLAFLMLAKSMTRIYILTEVMFSAGYVLLGYLCVDYFKLSGITIAFAANYFIYLLVMLVIFRRLIFAK
- a CDS encoding glycosyltransferase, which gives rise to MQVTYFYRNSKAGFSIAKVFGTVTREIAKTTTILEREVPARRADVWSVVKNVLFVWRHRDRKGINHITGDIHYCVVALIGCKSVLTVHDLSACHGSKNRLKKWLLEVIWFKIPVALASRVVCISEHTRKDLMVLTGRGDIEMIYNAVDPIYVPAPRVFNMSRPVVLQVGAAWNKNFENTVRALSSLPCTLVVVGTLSDDQFRLLHQSGIPYSVKNGLSEEGMLSEYYNCDIVSFCSVFEGFGMPIIEGNAVGRCVVTSDRAPMSEVAAQGACLVDPENISSMTAGYKRVMNDSHYREKLVESGFENVARYDAGKIASAYLAIYSTL